One Deltaproteobacteria bacterium genomic window, GATTCACACAAATTCCTGGAAGAAGAGGCGAAGGAACTTAAAAAATTGATCCAGGAGTTTGACCTTTTATCGCCAGCCAAGAAGTAACCACGCGCCGGGCAGCCGGACGCGGAGAAAGGAGAGTGTTATGAAAAAAATCAGCATGTGGAGCCTATTTGCGGCTCTGTTTTTATTCCCGGCCTTCTTATTGGCCGCCACGGATTTCCCCAAAGGGTCCATCACCTATATCATTCCTTTCAACCCCGGGGGACAGTCGGATGTGGAAGCGCGCCTGCAGCAGCCCTACCTGGAGAAAATCCTGGGGGTACCCATCGTGGTCAACTATGTGCCAGGGGCCGGCGGGGCGTTGGCCTGGACGAAGTTCGCCCAGGCCAAGCCCGATGGCTATAGCGTCTGCGGCATCAACATTCCTCACATCATCCTCCAGCCGCTTTCCCAGAAGGACGCGGCTTTCAAAACCGAGGACCTGAAACCTTTATGCATCTTCGAGTCCACCCCCATTGGACTGGTGGTGAAGAAAGAGTCGAAGATCAACAGTCTAAAAGAGTTCATTGAATTCGCCAAAGCCAACCCTGGAAAAATCACCATCGGCATATCGGGGAAACTTTCCGGTCACCACATGGCCGCGCTGCAATTCGAGAAGATGACGGGCACCAAGCTTACCCTGGTCACTTTTACCGGGGCTGCTCCCCAGGTAACCGCTCTTCTGGGCGGGCATGTGGAAGCCATCTGGGGGAATTCTTCTGACCTGGTCGGTTATCAGACTCAGATGAAAATCCTGGCGATCGGGACCGAAAAGCGCATGGACACTTTGCCGAATGTTCCTACCTTCCAGGAACAGGGTATGAAATTCTACTCGGGCATTGACCGGGGGGTGGCGGTTCCGAAAAATACCCCCGCAGATATCACGGCCAAGCTGGAAAAGGCCTTCTTAGACACCGTGAACATGGAAGAGTATCACTCCAAGATCGTCAAGGCGGGATTCGTGCCCAAGAAACTGAATAGCCAGCAAGCCACGAAATACATTGCGGAGGAGACAGAAATTTTCAAAAAAATACTACTCGAGCACAACCTGCTTTTGAAGAAATAGTCCCCTCGCAGAAATGCCGTAGGGGCACGAGGCTTCGTGCTCCTACGGTGTCTTTGTTCTCTGATCACAGATTTTTGCGGATATATTCGACGGCATTCCTGAAAATGGCCAAACCCATCCCCTCTTCAGGGACCTTTTCCCTTGTCCAGCGGGGGTGGTTGACAGAATAAAGATAGGCTTCAGGGTGGGGCATCATGCCGAAAAGACGCCCGGTTGGGTCACAGATTCCGGCGATGGCGGCAACGGCCCCGTTGGGATTCAAGGGATATTCCATGGTAGGATTCTGGTAGCCCGGTTCAGAATATTGCAGGGCAACTAAGTTTTCCTGCTGAAGCTTTTCAAGGACCTCCCCATCTTGCGGAATGAATTTTCCTTCGCCATGCCGTACGGGCAGGTATACCCCTTGCAACCCTTTGGTGAAGATGCAAGGCCCTTGGGAATTCACTTTGAGGTAAACCCAGCGGTCCTCAAACCTACCAGATTCATTGAAGGTAAGCGTTACCTCCTGTTGGCCATAATTTCCATCAAAACCTGGAAGGAGTCCGGCTTTGACCATGAGTTGAAATCCATTGCACACTCCCAGGATGAGTTTCCCCTGCTTGATGAATCGAAAAATAACTTCTTCCAGGCGCTCCCCGCTTCCGGCGATCTTGGCATACTTTAAGCGGTGAGCCATGGCTTTCGCCGACCCCAGATCGTCCCCATCCAAGAACCCACCAGGAAGGTTCAGGAAATGATAATCATCCAACTTCACCTCTCCCGAGAGGATGTCATACAGGTAGACAATGTCTACTACCTCTGAACCGGCTAACCGGCAGGCATGGGCCATCTCCATTTCGCAGTTGATCCCGTTCCCGGCTAAGACAATGGATTTTACTTTTTTCATATTCTTCCCTCACCGCAATCTAACCACAGAGGACACGGAGGATTTCTCTGCGAACTCCGTTATTTTTTTTCTTATTGGACACAGATAAAAACAGATTATCAGGATCAATATAAAGTGAAAATTTAAAAGTTTTTTCTGTGTGTATCTGTGAAAATCTGTGTCCCTAAAGATTTAAATTCTGCGGCCCCATTCAAAATCTTAAAGGGCGTTGCCAAACCTCCTTTAATTTAAAGATATCCGCCTGGACCACGACTTTTCCTTTTAAACCAAAAATTGTAAAATTGTTTCCTTCGACCACTCTCCCGATTGCCGCAAAAACTTTTCCTTGCAGGCATTCTTCGAAGGCGGCCTGGTTTTTCGGATGAACCGTGACCACAAAGCGGCTTGGGGATTCGGAGAACAGCAAAACGTCGTTGCGGTCCACTCCAGAAGCTGGAACTCGTCGTAAGTCTACCTCCATACCCAACGCCCCGGAAAATGCCGTTTCGGCCAGAGCCACTCCCTGGCCACCATCCGAGCAGTCATGGCAGGAAGCTACGAACCCCTTGGCCATCGCTCCCCCCAAAGCCTCATAGAGGGCCTTGGCCCGGGGAGCATTGACTT contains:
- a CDS encoding tripartite tricarboxylate transporter substrate binding protein, with the protein product MKKISMWSLFAALFLFPAFLLAATDFPKGSITYIIPFNPGGQSDVEARLQQPYLEKILGVPIVVNYVPGAGGALAWTKFAQAKPDGYSVCGINIPHIILQPLSQKDAAFKTEDLKPLCIFESTPIGLVVKKESKINSLKEFIEFAKANPGKITIGISGKLSGHHMAALQFEKMTGTKLTLVTFTGAAPQVTALLGGHVEAIWGNSSDLVGYQTQMKILAIGTEKRMDTLPNVPTFQEQGMKFYSGIDRGVAVPKNTPADITAKLEKAFLDTVNMEEYHSKIVKAGFVPKKLNSQQATKYIAEETEIFKKILLEHNLLLKK
- a CDS encoding phosphoribosylformylglycinamidine synthase subunit PurQ — its product is MKKVKSIVLAGNGINCEMEMAHACRLAGSEVVDIVYLYDILSGEVKLDDYHFLNLPGGFLDGDDLGSAKAMAHRLKYAKIAGSGERLEEVIFRFIKQGKLILGVCNGFQLMVKAGLLPGFDGNYGQQEVTLTFNESGRFEDRWVYLKVNSQGPCIFTKGLQGVYLPVRHGEGKFIPQDGEVLEKLQQENLVALQYSEPGYQNPTMEYPLNPNGAVAAIAGICDPTGRLFGMMPHPEAYLYSVNHPRWTREKVPEEGMGLAIFRNAVEYIRKNL